The following DNA comes from Rhipicephalus microplus isolate Deutch F79 chromosome 6, USDA_Rmic, whole genome shotgun sequence.
GTCCGGAGGCGGTCCAGAGAGCACCAAGCAGTTCGCTGCGGTGGCTGTCGCCATGGGCACCAGCGGTGGCGGATCGGTACCGTACCGGCCTCGTGAACCAAACCCAAGGATCCCGCGCAAGGAGAGCAAGACACCGGCGAGCCACATGCATCTACCCCCGTTTCTGGCAGCAGTGTCGAGCAAGCCACCCACCAAGTCACCGTCGCCGAACACCGCGACGCGCGTGCAGGGACCTCCGAGGGCCGCTGCCTTCAAGACCAAGGACTTCGCGTCGACAGTACCACTTCCGTTTCCGCTGAGAGCTGCTTTCGCAGCCAAAGAATGCTGTGCCTCCCCGGCCCTTCCAAAGAGAAATGAGGCACCCGGTACCAACTCCGGAACCGGTCAAGGTTCCAGTGGCGGCGGCGGAAAGTCCAAGCCAGGCGGAGGTGGAAATACGACTGCGCGTCGATCCAACGACGGCGGTGGCGTTCGCGAGTCTGACATGCTAGGGGCCAAGCCAAAGAAGCCGCCTCGCATGAATAACATGACCTTCACAAAGTCATCAGAACGGTCAAGTGGAAACTCGTCGTACAACAGCGGCAACAAGGCGTTCAGCCGAGCGCCGCCATTTAGGAACAGCCCGAGGGTGTACAGTTCCACAGTTCTCAAAGATTTCAACTCTCCTAGCAAGCAGGACAACGGCCGCGGTACGGCGACTGACTACAAGCCTATGCTTTCAGTACCCAGGGAGGCTCCGCCGAAGGAGCAACGAAGCGCACGAAAGGAGAGAAGAGTCAAGTACAAGGCTGAGATTGTAGGCACTAACATCATCGTCACTCAAGAAGAACCAAGCCCAGAGAAGCCCGACACGACAGCTACAACCACTTCGGTCAAAGAGCCAAAGACCTCTTCTCAGGCGTCAGGTGGAGCTGGAGATAAAAAAGCAGTTCGAGGAATGTCTTCTAAGGTTCCCGCTTACACCCCGAATGTTGAGCGTACAGGCTGGAAAGATCGTGACGAGTCGGCCTTCCAGAGTCGAATCCTGCACGCAGCTTTGCTTCATGGAACCAGCGTGGCCAGTGAGGGACGATCTTCAGTGACCGCCGACGCCTTCACCCAGTTAACCACTTTTGAAGTCAATGAGCAGTTTGACCGGTTTCTTGCACCGGGTCCTACATGCGTCAAGCAAGAGAACGCCGCGTTGGCGTCAAACCTCAAACCACCATCAGGCATTAAGTGGTGTGGCAAGTTTAGGAGCGTGCCTGCTCAAACGGATGAAATGCAGGCCAGAGCCTGCGAGCACAAAGACAAGCACCTTAAGGAGCATGGAGCTAAGATTACGGAAACGAAGCGTCAAGAGGAAGACGAAAAATCGGAACAAAAGCCCGATGTCGAAGACGAAAAAGAAGTCAGGGCCGTAGAACACGTACTGGAGCCTCTCTCTGAAGGTGAAGAGATAATTTCACCGGCATCCTACGCCGAGACGCTCACAAGCAGCTCCGATATACACCTCGGCAGTCTGGTCTCTGACGGTGTCTCTACGCCTTCGCCACGCGAAGACTCCTTTCACAAACCAGGCGGCGACAAGAACTTGACCCCGGAGAACTCGGCGGCTCTCCTCAATCAATTGGACAATTTCCTCAAAGAATGCAGTCCAATATTGGGAGCACAACAGTCTACCGAAAAAGCACAAGTGGTCCCAAAGAGCCGTGGATCCTCTACACCAATCTCTGAGGACGCTTCTAAGAACTCCTGCCCGGCGTCTACGGGACCAGACACTTCTTCGTCTCTTTCGAAAGGCGACGGTTTCTCCGACATTTCGGAACCGCACTCGCCGTTGGCCAAGGACTTGCAAGTACATGACGGCACGTCGATCGCAAGCGACATGATCCTCATCAACTTCGCCGAGGATACGACAACGCTGAAGGAGCATCTGGATGGTCTGGTGGCAGACTACAAGGCGAAGCACGAAAATGATCCCCCTGATGATACTGGTATGGCATTCTCTCCCAAAGGTGGCGGATGCCGACCACGGAGTACCAGCAGTGGTGCTGTCAACGTGCTCGAAAAGCACCCGGGCTCGTCACCAACTCGCTCAAGTGCACCGGTGCTTCTTCCGTCCGATGTGTCGACCCAGGATATGCTCAAAATGACGCCAGATGAGGCTTGCACAGCTGGGGGAGACTTCCGAAGTTCGCTGGCCGCCAAGGGTCCACTGCAGGTACGCAAGGACTGCATCGGAGACGCCTTGTCGGACAGAGGTGACTCTTCAGTTAAGATAACCCACGGGTCTGGTACTGGTACCACCGAAAACAGATGTCGACGATCGGTGGCCTCCTGCGACAGCTGTGGTGCGGTTTACTGCGGCTCCAACAGCGATAACTTCCCACGGGTGTGCTCGTGCAAAACTCGGCACGGGGCCCGTGCCAAAGGTAGCAAGCCTCTGATTGCAGTAGAAATCGACGAAGCTCTGAAGGAAGAGTACAGGGACCGGGAGATCGTGCCCTGCTTCGTCGAAGAGAACATAGAGTACCTGCTCGAGAGTGGGGACGAAGAGTACGggcaggcggcgaagcagcgctCCGGTCATCAAACGAGCTACCATGAGAGGTCCGGTCCCGGCAGCGAGGAGCACTCTGCGGCTGCCTCTAGGCAGTACCCCGAAAACAGCTCAAGCTGGAATAGGATCAAGGACGCTTGCGACGCTTCGACCACAGCGGTCGCTGGCACGGAGCTCTGCGGCGGCGACACAATGGGTGCCGCTTCCCGGGCTTTCATCTACGACTGTCCCTGGTGGACGTACGACCAGGGCGGTAATGAAGCTGCCAGTAAAGACACCTGCAGCAGCACGGCACTGCCCAGCAGTGACCAGGTGTCCGCTGACACTCCAGTGGCTGCTGCCGTCTCGGAAATAGCCTCCGACGCGACCGCCGCTACGCTGCACCCGTGGTCCACTACACTGAGGGCGGCAGCGGCTGCAGCTGAGACCGGCGTACATGGGGTCACCGCCGCCGGACCTGGGGCTGTCACCGAGCTGCCAGGTTCAGAGGCTACTGCGGGCGGAAATCCCTGGGGACCTTTCCTGGCGACCGCCCAGGCGATAGTGGGACCCAAGACGGAGGTGGTAATGTCCTCTGGGGACCATGAGACGGGTGACTCGTGCCGTGCAGCCCGCTCAGATGCAGACTTCACTACGCTGTACATGGAGGGGCAGCCTCGCAAGCCGGTGCTCAAGCAGCGCTGGCCGACCGAGACTGGCGCTGCCGGGGGACCTCCTGGTCAAGCGCAGCAGCGGATTGGAGGGGACAGGGATTCACTGTCCTTCTACGAGTTCCCGCTTAACGATCAGCATGAGGCGCTGCCACCCCAGCAGCATTCGCTGAGCATGGAGACCCTCGTCGGCTCTAACAGACTCGACGTCACTTCGACTACGTCTTCAGTTGGCGGCATCGAGCGACGGCTTGCTGAAGGTGAGCCGTTTACCACTTATTTCGATTCAGAACAGTACTCTTAATAAGTCACTCCTGTGGCTATCTTCATCTCGGCTGAGGATAACGAGGATGTTGCTGAATTTTTTGTGAGCATCTTAGTCAATGCGGCACGTGAACATAACACGCCGAAGCTGAATGATATCACTTTTTGTAGTATTTAGACAACTGTTCACCTCGTGTTTGCAGCTGTCAACTGTGCGGATAGAACTTGCGAGGCATCGTCAATTTTATTGTCATCGATGTCTCCTTAAATATCTAGGTCAGGTTAGGCTTGGCTGACAGTACCTACTGATACGTTTTTTGTCAGGTGAGCCTATGCCCCGGCCGGCCGATGCCTTGGACGGCAAGCCATCTGGCAGTGCAGCACAGTCTCCCGATGCCCAGTACTGCGAGCTGGAGCTGTACGCCCCAGTGAACAAGAGCGGACCGGCTGTGTGCGCCGTCGTCCTTCCCTCTGATTCCATGGCTGAAGGAGACTGCGCCAAGGGCGAAGCCCTCCTGCTGGACACGGGGCCACGGCCCGCCACTCCACCGGACGACTCTAGCCTGGACAAGAAAATAGCTGCCGAGACCTGCGCCAAGCCCATGGGCAAGATCCGTACACGCTTCCGCGACTTCTTCTGGAAGCACAAGTGATTGAGCTTCTGGTGCTGGTGACTCGCCCACCATCATATTGTGGTGCGTGCTCGAGTGACTGACACTAGGACATTAGGACCAGTCATTCGTGGCTCCTGGTATTGAGCCTACGGGCAGTGACGTGCCAGGCTACTCAACCACTTGCAGAGGAGTACTCGGCGATGACTCATCTCACTTCTCTTGGCTTGGTCTCTTTTTTGCGCCTCGGTTTCGCTTTCTGGCTTGTTTTTTGTATCTCTGGTGCAATGGGCAGTCAATTAATTGCACAGCACAGACTCTAGGAGcccgcaatgtttttttttttcaatttttttttcttctccagcTCCCAGGTCATGTGaactgttttcttctttatctttttttttcatcgctctCCTTCGGGACGAGTATTCTTGCTTTTCTTTGTTAAGCGTTTTACATGTTTGTTGAAAGGTTCACATCAACTTTGTTGATGGCTGGGTTGCATTTGAGGCGGACAGAACACTGGGAGCAGCGAGTGGCATCGTTTGTTGGAGGAGGGGACATTGTTGTCTTTGTTGCTAAAGGTGCTCCTTTCGATGTTAAAGAGCACCTCTTGTTTATGTTAAACTTTGTTAATCTGATTTGCTGTTTACCCAGTGTTATGAAAAAGTGAACCTCGTCCATGTAAACGCGTTTTTGCTCAATAAAAGATGCAAAAATAACGCTTGCTTGTTAACTACTTCAAACTCGTTAGCGGCGTCGTGGATTACGCCAGCGTAACAGCCGCAACCAGTGCTCAGATTTAACAAGGAATATTTATAAATGCTCACGAGTCGTAGCACCAAAAGGCGGTTGCCATCAGCGTTTGATATTTATATACTCGTACACGTAAAAAAAAGGCGGGGCTTTCTCGCGCATTCAAAAATGCATAGTGACGACGAATAAAGTTTCCACTAGTGTGTGCTGCATCATGTCTCGAATAGCGCTTAGAGAATCTAGGGTGAAACCCAGAGTTAGTTGAAAATACGGACCCACTTGTGGAACAAGAAACTCGACGAGTACATGCATGAATTTAAAATCGGTGTTGCAGCAGTAATCGAACCCAAACCTGCGTGGCAGTCGAATATTTTACCGTAGAGAGACGGCTGGTTTTCAAAttgatctgaaaaaaaaactcaactttattttttttaaatctggtGAGTTGTTCAGGGACCTGGGCAGATATCCCCGCCTGGGTATCGGCCACGAGCCCTTGAGCTCTGGcgtcctcggcccgctggacggcc
Coding sequences within:
- the LOC142765460 gene encoding uncharacterized protein LOC142765460 codes for the protein MRYSGPSKRRREAVPGRVPPMWTGRPMAGGPLWPPRYPPMGSPYFVPFLGGCPPEAPGACLAPSAQAVKKGKANIVQFEWNGCTFYRYIPEGTKGPTSRHMIPGEPPIPLPPFARPPFEWRQRTSRSQSRRRKQHQVFPPRAPAPLWTPRPLPLNRSGGGPESTKQFAAVAVAMGTSGGGSVPYRPREPNPRIPRKESKTPASHMHLPPFLAAVSSKPPTKSPSPNTATRVQGPPRAAAFKTKDFASTVPLPFPLRAAFAAKECCASPALPKRNEAPGTNSGTGQGSSGGGGKSKPGGGGNTTARRSNDGGGVRESDMLGAKPKKPPRMNNMTFTKSSERSSGNSSYNSGNKAFSRAPPFRNSPRVYSSTVLKDFNSPSKQDNGRGTATDYKPMLSVPREAPPKEQRSARKERRVKYKAEIVGTNIIVTQEEPSPEKPDTTATTTSVKEPKTSSQASGGAGDKKAVRGMSSKVPAYTPNVERTGWKDRDESAFQSRILHAALLHGTSVASEGRSSVTADAFTQLTTFEVNEQFDRFLAPGPTCVKQENAALASNLKPPSGIKWCGKFRSVPAQTDEMQARACEHKDKHLKEHGAKITETKRQEEDEKSEQKPDVEDEKEVRAVEHVLEPLSEGEEIISPASYAETLTSSSDIHLGSLVSDGVSTPSPREDSFHKPGGDKNLTPENSAALLNQLDNFLKECSPILGAQQSTEKAQVVPKSRGSSTPISEDASKNSCPASTGPDTSSSLSKGDGFSDISEPHSPLAKDLQVHDGTSIASDMILINFAEDTTTLKEHLDGLVADYKAKHENDPPDDTGMAFSPKGGGCRPRSTSSGAVNVLEKHPGSSPTRSSAPVLLPSDVSTQDMLKMTPDEACTAGGDFRSSLAAKGPLQVRKDCIGDALSDRGDSSVKITHGSGTGTTENRCRRSVASCDSCGAVYCGSNSDNFPRVCSCKTRHGARAKGSKPLIAVEIDEALKEEYRDREIVPCFVEENIEYLLESGDEEYGQAAKQRSGHQTSYHERSGPGSEEHSAAASRQYPENSSSWNRIKDACDASTTAVAGTELCGGDTMGAASRAFIYDCPWWTYDQGGNEAASKDTCSSTALPSSDQVSADTPVAAAVSEIASDATAATLHPWSTTLRAAAAAAETGVHGVTAAGPGAVTELPGSEATAGGNPWGPFLATAQAIVGPKTEVVMSSGDHETGDSCRAARSDADFTTLYMEGQPRKPVLKQRWPTETGAAGGPPGQAQQRIGGDRDSLSFYEFPLNDQHEALPPQQHSLSMETLVGSNRLDVTSTTSSVGGIERRLAEGEPMPRPADALDGKPSGSAAQSPDAQYCELELYAPVNKSGPAVCAVVLPSDSMAEGDCAKGEALLLDTGPRPATPPDDSSLDKKIAAETCAKPMGKIRTRFRDFFWKHK